A window from Chryseobacterium vaccae encodes these proteins:
- a CDS encoding response regulator: MKKKIVLIQDDKDVLEVMDEILEDEGFDVIPSLTTEPIKRIDKIDPDLVIVDDNIKGSKKGSKVIKGLKDDPQTEDLSAVLTSTSYDLPKTAEACKADDFIEKPFDIDHMINVVKKNS, translated from the coding sequence ATGAAAAAGAAAATTGTGCTTATCCAAGATGATAAAGATGTTCTTGAAGTTATGGATGAAATCTTGGAAGATGAGGGTTTTGATGTTATACCTTCATTGACAACCGAACCAATCAAAAGAATTGACAAAATCGATCCTGACTTGGTTATAGTAGATGATAACATAAAAGGCAGCAAAAAGGGATCAAAAGTAATTAAAGGATTAAAGGATGATCCTCAAACCGAAGATTTATCTGCTGTTTTAACCTCTACATCTTATGATTTGCCCAAAACGGCCGAAGCATGTAAGGCTGATGACTTTATTGAAAAACCGTTTGATATTGATCATATGATTAATGTAGTTAAAAAAAATTCTTGA
- a CDS encoding IS481 family transposase, which produces MTTQQKIIKNKLGVLELAQHLGNVSKACKVMGYSRDSFYRFKELYEQGGELALQEISRRKPVLKNRVDEVIEKAVVDIAIENPALGQLRVSNELKKKGFIVSPGGVRSIWLRHDLHTFKLRLKALEAKSAQDGVVLTESQLSALERAKEEKKAHGEIETHHPGYLGAQDTYYVGNIKGVGHIYQQTFIDTYSKVVFAKLYDRKNALIAADMLNDQVVPFFEQQELRLLRILTDRGTEYCGIREQHEYQLYLAIEDIDHTKTKAKSPQTNGICERFHRTIQDEFYAIAFRKKIYRSIEELQLDLNSWLSYYNNERTHTGKHCYGKTPMQTFLDSKTIAKEKLLETLAEEQKILTFGSKDNIG; this is translated from the coding sequence ATGGGCTATTCCCGAGACAGTTTTTATAGATTTAAAGAATTGTATGAGCAAGGAGGTGAATTAGCATTACAGGAAATCTCCAGAAGAAAGCCAGTATTAAAGAATCGTGTAGATGAAGTCATTGAAAAAGCTGTTGTTGATATAGCTATTGAAAACCCTGCTTTGGGGCAGCTTAGAGTAAGTAATGAACTTAAAAAGAAAGGTTTCATTGTATCACCAGGTGGAGTCAGAAGTATTTGGTTAAGACACGATCTACATACGTTTAAACTAAGATTGAAAGCCCTAGAAGCCAAATCTGCTCAAGATGGTGTAGTCCTTACTGAATCTCAACTTTCAGCACTAGAAAGGGCTAAGGAAGAGAAAAAAGCTCATGGAGAAATTGAAACTCATCATCCTGGATATTTAGGAGCTCAAGACACTTATTACGTAGGCAATATCAAAGGAGTTGGACATATTTATCAACAAACTTTTATTGATACATATTCAAAGGTAGTATTTGCAAAGCTATATGACCGTAAAAATGCTCTTATTGCTGCTGACATGCTTAATGATCAGGTAGTCCCTTTCTTTGAGCAGCAGGAACTTCGTTTACTCAGAATTTTAACAGACCGAGGAACGGAATACTGTGGAATAAGAGAACAGCATGAATACCAGCTCTATTTGGCCATTGAAGATATCGATCATACGAAGACCAAGGCTAAAAGCCCTCAGACCAATGGTATTTGTGAACGTTTTCACAGGACGATACAGGACGAGTTTTATGCCATAGCTTTCAGAAAGAAAATTTACAGAAGTATTGAAGAACTGCAATTAGACCTGAACAGCTGGTTGTCGTATTACAACAATGAAAGAACGCATACAGGAAAACATTGTTACGGTAAAACACCGATGCAGACGTTTCTAGATAGTAAAACTATTGCAAAAGAGAAATTATTGGAAACTCTTGCAGAGGAACAAAAAATCCTTACTTTTGGAAGTAAGGATAATATTGGATAA